Proteins from a genomic interval of Lemur catta isolate mLemCat1 chromosome 17, mLemCat1.pri, whole genome shotgun sequence:
- the CBLN4 gene encoding cerebellin-4 translates to MGSGRRALSVVPAVLLVLTLPGLPVWAQNDTEPIVLEGKCLVVCDSNPATDSKGSSSSPLGISVRAANSKVAFSAVRSTNHEPSEMSNKTRIIYFDQILVNVGNFFTLESVFVAPRKGIYSFSFHVIKVYQSQTIQVNLMLNGKPVISAFAGDKDVTREAATNGVLLYLDKEDKVYLKLEKGNLVGGWQYSTFSGFLVFPL, encoded by the exons ATGGGCTCCGGGCGCCGGGCGCTGTCCGTGGTGCCGGCCGTTCTGCTGGTCCTCACGCTGCCGGGGCTGCCCGTCTGGGCACAGAACGACACGGAGCCCATCGTACTGGAGGGCAAGTGTCTGGTGGTATGCGACTCGAACCCGGCAACAGACTCCAagggctcctcttcctcccctctgggGATATCGGTCCGGGCGGCCAACTCCAAGGTCGCCTTCTCGGCGGTGCGGAGCACCAACCACGAGCCATCCGAGATGAGCAACAAGACGCGCATCATCTACTTTGATCAG atcctAGTAAATGTGGGTAATTTTTTCACGCTGGAGTCTGTCTTTGTAGCACCAAGAAAAGGAATTTACAGTTTCAGTTTTCATGTCATTAAGGTCTACCAGAGCCAAACAATCCAG gttAACCTGATGTTAAATGGAAAACCAGTAATATCTGCCTTTGCTGGGGATAAAGATGTTACTCGTGAAGCCGCCACTAATGGAGTCCTACTCTACTTGGATAAAGAGGATAAGGTTTACCTAAAACTGGAGAAAGGTAATTTGGTTGGAGGCTGGCAGTATTCCACGTTCTCTGGCTTTCTGGTGTTCCCTCTATAG